Proteins encoded together in one Kutzneria kofuensis window:
- a CDS encoding globin domain-containing protein, giving the protein MRPSLYEHAGGEAAFLALAAAHHRRCLDDPELNHPFSHPGQHPQHVARLAAYWAEVLGGPPTYSTTMSDHSSVLLMHAHNGGGMHDLGRRFVDCFVAAMDDVGMPDDPEFRAAMRAYMEWAVSDVLIYAPVDSAVPSNAPMPRWTWAGLSAD; this is encoded by the coding sequence ATGCGTCCCAGCCTCTACGAACACGCCGGCGGGGAGGCGGCCTTCCTGGCGTTGGCCGCCGCGCATCACCGGCGCTGCCTCGACGATCCCGAGCTCAACCACCCGTTCTCGCACCCGGGCCAGCATCCGCAGCACGTCGCGCGACTCGCCGCGTACTGGGCGGAGGTGCTGGGCGGGCCGCCCACGTACTCCACGACCATGAGCGACCACTCGTCCGTGCTGCTGATGCACGCCCACAACGGCGGCGGGATGCACGACCTGGGCCGCCGGTTCGTGGACTGCTTCGTGGCGGCGATGGACGACGTGGGAATGCCCGATGACCCGGAGTTTCGCGCGGCGATGCGGGCGTACATGGAATGGGCGGTCAGCGATGTCCTGATCTACGCCCCGGTGGACAGCGCGGTGCCGAGCAACGCTCCCATGCCGCGGTGGACCTGGGCGGGCCTTTCGGCGGATTGA
- a CDS encoding S1 family peptidase — translation MKISRLSAIAAMALTLLGFATVPAEAASSPNIVGGSTVTTAPSWAAAVGDSSGMWCSGELVASQWVLTAAHCEGATQIRVGSKNLNSGGTLARVSKWVRNPKYNGSGYDFSLYKLTSAVSQTPIQIASSSPAVGTKVTLYGFGQTCGTRGCGPMSSTLRQLSTTVSSDSNCGGITGSVELCFATTVSGTDCYGDSGGPAVVNGQLVGSDSRGADGPGADTCGRTKSIYGDASVTAISSWVKSTIAAG, via the coding sequence TTGAAGATCAGCAGGCTTTCCGCCATCGCGGCGATGGCGCTGACGCTGCTCGGTTTCGCGACCGTGCCGGCGGAGGCCGCCAGCTCGCCGAACATCGTCGGCGGCAGCACCGTCACCACCGCCCCGTCCTGGGCGGCCGCGGTCGGCGACAGCTCCGGCATGTGGTGTAGCGGCGAGCTCGTCGCCAGCCAGTGGGTGCTCACCGCGGCGCACTGCGAAGGCGCCACCCAGATCCGCGTCGGCTCGAAGAACCTGAACAGCGGCGGCACGCTGGCCAGGGTCTCGAAGTGGGTGCGCAACCCCAAGTACAACGGCAGCGGCTACGACTTCTCGCTGTACAAGCTGACCTCGGCGGTCAGCCAGACCCCGATCCAGATCGCCAGCAGCTCGCCGGCGGTGGGCACCAAGGTCACGCTGTACGGCTTCGGCCAGACGTGCGGCACGCGCGGCTGCGGCCCGATGAGCTCCACGCTCCGGCAGCTGTCGACCACCGTGTCCAGCGACAGCAACTGCGGCGGCATCACCGGCAGCGTCGAGCTGTGCTTCGCCACGACGGTGTCCGGCACCGACTGCTACGGCGACTCCGGCGGCCCCGCCGTGGTCAACGGCCAGCTGGTCGGCAGCGACAGCCGTGGCGCGGACGGCCCCGGCGCCGACACCTGCGGCCGGACCAAGTCCATCTACGGTGACGCCTCCGTGACGGCCATCTCCTCCTGGGTGAAGTCGACGATCGCCGCCGGATGA
- a CDS encoding sigma-70 family RNA polymerase sigma factor → MSEVPLLDTDLAAARGGDDAAFTRLVQPLRGELHAHCYRMLGSTHDADDALQDALLRAWRGLGGFEGRSSLRSWLYTVATRACLDMVDGRSRRALPMDFTGDEAWLGPYPDARYEQREAVELAFVAALQHLPGNQRAALLLFEVLGFSAAEIADVMATSTASVNSALQRARAIVTDKIPAASQQQTLRKLGDARVREIVAEYAGALERGDADALLALMTEDVTWSMPPMTEWYTGRESVMDFAVRVPLGSCGSWRHRKVTANGQPAVAFYLRHDGDGPHLAWSITVLTLRDDRIAELTSFLGAEHFPLFDLPNELS, encoded by the coding sequence GTGAGCGAAGTTCCTCTCCTGGACACAGATCTTGCTGCCGCGCGCGGCGGGGACGACGCCGCGTTCACGCGACTCGTGCAGCCGTTGCGCGGCGAGTTGCACGCGCACTGCTACCGGATGCTGGGCTCCACGCACGACGCCGACGACGCCCTGCAGGACGCGCTGCTGCGCGCGTGGCGAGGCCTGGGCGGCTTCGAGGGGCGCAGCTCGCTGCGCTCGTGGCTGTACACGGTCGCCACGCGCGCGTGCCTGGACATGGTGGACGGCCGCAGCCGCCGCGCGTTACCGATGGACTTCACCGGGGACGAGGCGTGGCTGGGGCCGTATCCGGACGCGCGATACGAGCAGCGCGAGGCCGTCGAGCTGGCGTTCGTCGCCGCTCTGCAGCATTTGCCCGGCAACCAGCGGGCGGCGCTGCTGCTGTTCGAGGTGCTGGGCTTCTCCGCCGCCGAGATCGCCGACGTGATGGCGACATCGACGGCGTCGGTGAACAGCGCCTTGCAACGGGCCCGCGCGATCGTGACCGACAAGATTCCGGCGGCGAGCCAACAGCAGACCTTACGGAAGCTCGGCGACGCCCGGGTGCGGGAAATCGTCGCCGAATACGCCGGCGCGCTGGAACGCGGTGACGCCGACGCGTTGCTGGCGCTAATGACCGAAGACGTCACCTGGTCGATGCCGCCCATGACGGAGTGGTACACGGGGCGGGAGTCCGTGATGGACTTCGCGGTGCGGGTGCCGCTCGGCTCCTGCGGCAGCTGGCGACATCGGAAAGTGACCGCGAACGGACAGCCCGCGGTGGCGTTCTATCTCCGGCACGACGGCGACGGCCCCCATCTGGCCTGGTCGATCACCGTGCTGACGCTGCGCGACGACAGGATCGCGGAGTTGACCTCGTTCCTCGGCGCGGAGCATTTCCCTTTGTTCGACCTGCCGAACGAGTTGAGCTGA
- a CDS encoding FUSC family protein → MTSLQRLWSTPAALRAVRATLVVPGLFAFCYGVLGDLQVATFAAFGGFATLVLAAFGGRARDKVVAHLGLALAGSVLIVIGTAVNTSVVLATVVTLPVVFVVLFAGVGGPNAASGSTAALLAYVLPAASPGAMDMVPARLAGWWLASIVGTVAVLLLSPKPPGAELRLAVARNARALADQLGAALRGDRDPKYRQRSLDCKHNLLSTFTSTPYRPTGLAAADQALDSLVGLLEWCTSVICDSLSEYDDLTHIDEVERRLLADTATVLRDVAALLEGEPTKPELDCLERSLADSVEHLRRLRSDSAEFGAAVHLSFHARTAAVAAHTALADALIASHRADPAIVSNGRRRWYGTDPTLSESRLAGLTTVANAVSRHANPRSVWFLNSARGAIALAAAVAVADLTGVEHGFWVVLGTLSVLRTSAASTGSTVLRALLGTVVGFVIGAALLIAIGSSTAALWTALPLSVLIAAYAPAVLPFAAGQAAFTLVVCILFNLLVPAGWEIGVVRIEDVAIGCAVSFVVGVLFWPRGAGSLVADDLADAFRTGGLYLSDAAHWALGLRADAPAASAAIAAGIRLDEALRSFLAEQGTKRVPKEYLWRLVAGALRARLTAHSLAGLPAAPGEPDPLRQQLGDHAGQVAAWFDHLASRLDRADHSGVPMLAPPQLREPVLPNGTTVPDLSTALWVGEHLKHVTPRLMELVEPAGVVAAQRHRPWWR, encoded by the coding sequence ATGACCAGCTTGCAGCGGCTGTGGTCGACGCCGGCGGCGCTGCGCGCGGTGCGCGCGACGCTGGTGGTGCCGGGCTTGTTCGCGTTCTGCTACGGGGTGCTCGGCGACCTCCAGGTGGCCACGTTCGCGGCGTTCGGCGGGTTCGCGACGCTGGTGCTGGCGGCGTTCGGCGGCCGGGCACGGGACAAGGTCGTGGCGCATCTGGGGCTGGCGCTGGCCGGCAGTGTGCTGATCGTGATCGGCACGGCGGTGAACACCTCGGTGGTGCTGGCGACGGTGGTGACGCTGCCGGTGGTGTTCGTGGTGTTGTTCGCGGGCGTCGGCGGTCCGAACGCGGCGTCGGGGAGCACGGCGGCGCTGCTGGCGTACGTGCTGCCGGCGGCCTCGCCGGGGGCGATGGACATGGTGCCGGCCCGGCTGGCGGGCTGGTGGCTGGCGTCGATCGTCGGCACGGTGGCGGTGCTGCTGCTGTCGCCGAAGCCGCCGGGGGCGGAGCTGCGGCTGGCCGTGGCCAGGAACGCCCGGGCGCTGGCGGACCAGCTCGGGGCGGCGCTGCGCGGCGACCGGGACCCGAAGTACCGGCAGCGCTCGCTGGACTGCAAGCACAACCTGCTGAGCACCTTCACCTCGACGCCGTACCGGCCGACCGGTCTCGCCGCGGCCGACCAGGCCCTGGACAGCCTGGTGGGGCTGCTGGAGTGGTGCACTTCGGTGATCTGCGACAGCCTCAGCGAGTACGACGACCTCACGCACATCGACGAGGTCGAGCGCCGCCTGCTCGCGGACACCGCCACGGTGCTGCGGGACGTCGCCGCGCTGCTGGAAGGGGAGCCGACCAAGCCGGAGCTGGACTGTCTGGAGCGCAGCCTCGCCGACAGCGTGGAGCACCTGCGCCGACTGCGCAGCGACAGCGCGGAATTCGGAGCGGCCGTGCACCTGTCGTTCCACGCGCGCACGGCGGCCGTCGCCGCGCACACGGCGCTGGCGGACGCCCTCATCGCCTCGCACCGCGCCGACCCGGCGATCGTGTCCAACGGCCGCAGGCGTTGGTACGGCACGGATCCCACCCTCAGCGAGAGCCGCCTCGCCGGCCTGACGACGGTCGCGAACGCCGTGTCACGGCACGCCAACCCGCGGTCCGTGTGGTTCCTGAACAGCGCGCGGGGCGCGATCGCGCTGGCGGCCGCCGTCGCCGTCGCCGATCTGACGGGCGTGGAGCACGGCTTCTGGGTGGTGCTCGGCACGCTGTCGGTGCTGCGCACCAGCGCCGCGTCCACCGGCTCGACGGTGCTGCGGGCGCTGCTTGGCACCGTCGTCGGCTTTGTCATCGGCGCCGCGCTGCTGATCGCCATCGGCTCCAGCACCGCCGCGTTGTGGACGGCGCTGCCGCTGTCCGTGCTCATCGCCGCGTACGCCCCGGCCGTGCTGCCGTTCGCCGCCGGCCAGGCCGCGTTCACGCTGGTCGTGTGCATCCTGTTCAACCTGCTGGTGCCGGCCGGTTGGGAGATCGGCGTGGTGCGGATCGAGGACGTCGCGATCGGCTGTGCCGTGAGCTTCGTTGTCGGCGTGCTGTTCTGGCCGCGCGGGGCCGGCTCGCTCGTCGCCGACGACCTCGCCGACGCCTTCCGCACCGGCGGCCTCTACCTCTCCGACGCCGCCCATTGGGCGCTCGGCCTGCGGGCCGACGCCCCGGCCGCGTCCGCGGCCATCGCCGCCGGCATCCGGCTCGACGAGGCCCTGCGCAGCTTCCTCGCCGAGCAGGGCACCAAGCGGGTGCCCAAGGAGTACCTGTGGCGGCTCGTCGCCGGCGCCCTGCGGGCCCGGCTCACCGCGCACTCCCTGGCCGGGCTGCCGGCCGCTCCCGGCGAACCCGACCCGCTGCGCCAGCAACTCGGCGACCACGCCGGCCAGGTCGCCGCCTGGTTCGACCACCTGGCGTCCCGTCTGGACCGCGCCGACCACAGCGGCGTCCCCATGCTCGCGCCGCCCCAGCTGCGCGAGCCCGTCCTGCCCAACGGGACGACCGTGCCCGACCTGTCGACCGCGCTCTGGGTGGGTGAGCACCTCAAGCACGTGACCCCGAGGCTGATGGAGCTGGTGGAGCCGGCCGGGGTGGTGGCGGCCCAGCGGCACCGGCCCTGGTGGCGCTAG
- a CDS encoding DinB family protein has protein sequence MKEDLRHYLRDARASMLWKLDDLGERDIRRPLTRTGTNLLGLVKHLTTVESLYFGIVFDRPPTNPVPWLRPDLEPNSDLWATADESRDYIVGAYQEACRHADATIEELDLDAVGTVVWWPEQRATLHRVLAHVVAETQRHLGHADIVRELIDGAVGLRRGEDFMAPRDEQWWQARLTRLEAVADNA, from the coding sequence ATGAAGGAAGACCTGCGCCACTACCTGCGCGACGCCCGCGCATCGATGCTGTGGAAGCTCGATGACCTGGGGGAACGCGACATCCGGCGGCCGCTCACGCGCACCGGGACCAACCTGCTGGGGCTTGTCAAGCACCTCACCACGGTCGAGTCCCTGTACTTCGGGATCGTGTTCGACCGGCCCCCGACGAACCCGGTTCCGTGGCTGCGGCCGGACCTGGAGCCCAACAGCGACCTGTGGGCGACGGCGGACGAGTCCCGCGACTACATCGTCGGGGCCTACCAGGAGGCGTGCCGGCACGCCGATGCCACGATCGAGGAGCTGGACCTGGACGCCGTCGGCACGGTCGTGTGGTGGCCGGAGCAGCGGGCGACCCTGCACCGCGTGCTGGCCCACGTCGTCGCGGAAACCCAGCGCCACCTGGGGCATGCCGACATCGTGCGGGAACTGATCGACGGGGCCGTGGGCCTGCGCCGGGGCGAGGACTTCATGGCGCCGCGGGACGAGCAGTGGTGGCAGGCCCGCCTGACCCGGCTGGAGGCCGTGGCGGACAACGCCTGA
- a CDS encoding cytochrome P450, producing the protein MTTTGNAFVHHDERSGTWTVSGHPEILAALSDPATFSSNVPRLVGGDAGDDDGNLVQMDPPGHRKLRTLVSHAFTPKVVAGLEPRIAALTTELLDDMDGDVELVSQLAHPLPVIVIAELLGVPASDRALFRKWADVLIAGDAEFTAKDEDGAQKQRFEKLARDVQPMVEYLIRHAHERRAEPRHDLLTALVQAEVDGERLTDGQLVNFATLLLFAGHITTTLLLGNTVLCLDEHPEQAARIRADRSLLPGAIEESLRLRSPFTVLARVTNTEVELGGQVIPADQMVLLRVRTANLDPRVFARPDEFDPARDPNPHLSFGRGIHFCLGAPLARLEGRIALNLLLDRFPVLRTDPADPPVPLPSPNMTGVASLPLRTAY; encoded by the coding sequence ATGACAACCACCGGCAACGCATTCGTGCACCACGACGAGCGCTCGGGCACCTGGACCGTGTCCGGGCACCCGGAGATCCTGGCGGCGCTGAGCGATCCGGCGACCTTCTCGTCCAACGTGCCGCGACTCGTCGGCGGCGACGCCGGCGACGACGACGGCAACCTGGTCCAGATGGATCCGCCCGGCCACCGCAAGCTGCGCACCCTGGTCAGCCACGCGTTCACGCCGAAGGTGGTAGCGGGGCTGGAGCCGCGCATCGCCGCCCTGACCACCGAGCTGCTCGACGACATGGACGGCGACGTGGAGCTGGTGTCGCAGCTGGCCCACCCGCTGCCGGTGATCGTGATCGCCGAGCTGCTGGGCGTGCCGGCGAGCGACCGGGCCCTGTTCCGGAAGTGGGCGGACGTCCTGATCGCCGGCGACGCCGAGTTCACGGCCAAGGACGAGGACGGCGCGCAGAAGCAGCGCTTCGAGAAGCTGGCCAGGGACGTCCAGCCGATGGTCGAGTACCTCATCCGGCACGCCCACGAACGCCGGGCCGAGCCGCGCCATGACCTGCTGACCGCGCTGGTCCAGGCCGAAGTGGACGGGGAGCGCCTGACCGACGGCCAGCTGGTCAACTTCGCGACGTTGCTGCTGTTCGCCGGCCACATCACCACGACCCTGCTGCTGGGTAACACCGTGCTGTGCCTGGACGAGCACCCCGAGCAGGCCGCGAGGATCCGGGCCGACCGGTCGCTGCTGCCGGGTGCCATCGAAGAGTCGCTGCGGCTGCGGAGCCCGTTCACCGTGCTGGCGCGGGTCACCAACACCGAGGTCGAGCTGGGCGGACAGGTCATCCCGGCGGACCAGATGGTGCTGCTGCGGGTGCGCACGGCCAACCTGGACCCGCGGGTGTTCGCCCGTCCGGACGAGTTCGACCCGGCTCGCGACCCCAATCCGCACCTGTCGTTCGGCCGTGGCATCCACTTCTGCCTGGGCGCGCCGCTGGCCCGGCTGGAGGGCCGGATCGCCCTGAACCTGCTGCTCGACCGCTTCCCCGTGCTGCGCACCGACCCGGCCGACCCGCCGGTGCCGCTGCCGTCGCCGAACATGACCGGCGTGGCCTCGCTGCCGTTGCGAACGGCCTATTGA
- a CDS encoding cytochrome P450, which translates to MTTPLEMARDRFDPSPALREVAARPGLPRITSLFGPARLAVRHEDVRTVYGNSVEFSNGIQSRLQGTEDVGFILGYDPPAHTRLRRMLTPEFTLRRMRAMRPRVVEIVDSALSAMAAAGPGVDLVAEFALPVPSLVICELLGVPYEDRATFQRLTSRQLDFAVPLAERTQAGEEMGQYLAGLVERHMRAPGEDVIGTLITLHGDDLSFAELVGLANMLLIAGHETTSNMLGLGSLLLLENPAQLALLRDDPDVVEGGIEELLRYLSVVHFGVPREVVTDLTVGGTALTAGELVLCSIILANRDPALVPDADRFDVTRKPMPHLAFGHGIHHCVGAPLARLEMSVAFPALLRRFPGLRLAVPSAEIEFRTTSPVYGVQALPVAW; encoded by the coding sequence ATGACCACTCCCCTCGAGATGGCCCGCGACCGCTTCGACCCCTCGCCCGCCCTGCGCGAGGTGGCGGCCCGCCCCGGCCTGCCCCGCATCACCTCGCTGTTCGGCCCGGCCCGGCTGGCCGTCCGGCACGAGGACGTGCGGACCGTCTACGGCAACTCCGTCGAGTTCAGCAACGGGATCCAGTCGCGGTTGCAGGGGACCGAGGACGTCGGCTTCATCCTCGGCTACGACCCGCCCGCGCACACCCGCCTGCGGCGGATGCTCACCCCCGAGTTCACGCTGCGCCGGATGCGGGCCATGCGCCCTCGCGTCGTCGAGATCGTGGACTCGGCGTTGTCGGCGATGGCCGCCGCCGGTCCTGGCGTGGACCTCGTCGCCGAGTTCGCGCTGCCCGTGCCGTCCCTGGTGATCTGCGAGCTGCTCGGCGTGCCGTACGAGGATCGGGCCACCTTCCAGCGCCTCACCAGCCGGCAGCTGGACTTCGCCGTGCCGCTGGCCGAACGCACCCAGGCCGGCGAGGAGATGGGGCAGTACCTGGCCGGGCTGGTCGAGCGGCACATGCGGGCGCCGGGCGAGGACGTGATCGGCACCCTGATCACCCTGCACGGCGACGACCTGTCGTTCGCGGAGCTGGTCGGCCTGGCCAACATGCTGCTGATCGCCGGCCACGAGACCACGTCGAACATGCTCGGCCTCGGTTCGCTGCTGCTGCTGGAGAATCCCGCGCAGCTGGCCCTGCTGCGGGACGACCCGGACGTGGTCGAGGGCGGCATCGAGGAACTGCTCCGCTACCTGTCGGTCGTCCACTTCGGCGTCCCGCGCGAAGTCGTCACCGACCTCACCGTCGGCGGCACCGCCCTCACCGCCGGCGAGCTCGTCCTGTGCTCGATCATCCTCGCCAACCGCGACCCCGCCCTCGTCCCCGACGCCGACCGCTTCGATGTCACCCGCAAACCCATGCCCCACCTCGCTTTCGGGCACGGCATCCACCACTGCGTCGGCGCTCCGCTGGCCCGCCTGGAGATGTCCGTCGCCTTCCCCGCGCTGCTCCGGAGGTTCCCCGGCCTGCGCCTCGCGGTGCCGTCCGCGGAGATCGAGTTCCGCACCACCAGCCCCGTCTACGGCGTCCAGGCCCTGCCCGTGGCCTGGTGA
- a CDS encoding transglycosylase domain-containing protein yields MRGLSGVNEEATHPDINWRRVRRIGYVVAAVIVAVPLIAFGITYAAVGAPDPKAVADQQQTVTLFYADGSVMTTIGPSTGGTRTVVRIEQIPPVVRHAVEAAEDEGFETNIGQGGISTQFVRLATGEDAQSPPQQWVQLVRAIKLGQQQSKDDILAGYLNLVYLGRGAYGIQAAAQAYFGKDVGQLDASEAAFLAGCIDQPARDEDDKWTEQQWSHVLDRMVANGWLGQDERARYPRPPKPIPPTSGSLPPARTFIVRQVLAEAKEQGFDEDALRHSGAQVHTTIDPKAQAMAEVAAQSLKSADPDVGAALVSIDPGTGAIVSWFGGDNPEQAMPDTADTAAQPGPTFQPLVLMAAVRANPQINLSTQYNGTSPVVVGGVQVKNFGGADCGPQCAVADAMKNNTNTVFYKMTDDIGPSQVRNAAFTAGIAPTQIIGGKSGPALVSSDGKQTADIIGSGGYPVRPRDMAQAYATFAAGGKYTPAHFITSIIGTGGNAVYDVKANPKSVPTQVFEPAQAQLVTQSLLSGPGLEGGRQVASKAGATEFLDSPDNSDAWAVGYTPQVVTAVWVGHRKDLAPMKEGVDVPTGIWQRYMNAYLRDKPASQF; encoded by the coding sequence GTGAGGGGGTTGTCCGGCGTGAACGAGGAAGCCACGCATCCCGACATCAATTGGCGTCGAGTCCGCCGGATCGGGTACGTGGTGGCAGCTGTCATCGTCGCGGTCCCGCTCATCGCGTTCGGCATCACCTACGCCGCGGTCGGCGCGCCCGATCCGAAGGCGGTCGCCGACCAGCAGCAGACCGTGACCCTGTTCTACGCCGACGGCTCCGTGATGACCACGATCGGCCCGAGCACCGGCGGCACCCGCACCGTGGTCCGGATCGAGCAGATCCCGCCGGTCGTGCGGCACGCCGTCGAGGCCGCCGAGGACGAGGGCTTCGAGACCAACATCGGGCAGGGCGGCATCAGCACCCAGTTCGTGCGGCTGGCCACCGGCGAGGATGCCCAGTCGCCGCCCCAGCAGTGGGTGCAGCTGGTGCGAGCGATCAAGCTGGGCCAGCAGCAGTCCAAGGACGACATCCTGGCCGGCTACCTGAACCTGGTGTACCTCGGCCGCGGCGCGTACGGCATCCAGGCCGCCGCGCAGGCGTACTTCGGCAAGGACGTGGGCCAGCTCGACGCGTCCGAGGCCGCGTTCCTGGCCGGCTGCATCGACCAGCCGGCGCGGGACGAGGACGACAAGTGGACCGAGCAGCAGTGGTCGCACGTGCTGGACCGGATGGTCGCCAACGGCTGGCTCGGCCAGGACGAGCGGGCCCGGTACCCCAGGCCGCCCAAGCCGATCCCGCCCACCAGCGGCTCGCTGCCGCCGGCGCGGACGTTCATCGTGCGGCAGGTGCTGGCCGAGGCCAAGGAGCAGGGCTTCGACGAGGACGCCCTGCGGCACAGCGGGGCGCAGGTGCACACCACCATCGACCCCAAGGCCCAGGCCATGGCCGAGGTGGCAGCGCAGTCGTTGAAGTCGGCCGACCCCGACGTCGGCGCCGCGCTCGTGTCGATCGACCCCGGGACCGGGGCGATCGTGTCCTGGTTCGGCGGCGACAACCCCGAGCAGGCCATGCCCGACACCGCCGACACGGCCGCCCAGCCCGGCCCCACCTTCCAGCCGCTGGTGCTGATGGCCGCCGTGCGGGCCAACCCCCAGATCAACCTGTCCACCCAGTACAACGGCACCAGCCCGGTGGTGGTCGGCGGCGTCCAGGTGAAGAACTTCGGCGGCGCCGACTGCGGCCCGCAGTGCGCCGTCGCCGACGCCATGAAGAACAACACCAACACGGTCTTCTACAAGATGACCGACGACATCGGCCCGTCCCAGGTGCGCAACGCCGCCTTCACGGCCGGGATCGCCCCCACCCAGATCATCGGCGGCAAGTCCGGTCCCGCCCTCGTCTCCAGCGACGGCAAGCAGACCGCCGACATCATCGGCTCGGGCGGCTACCCCGTCCGTCCCCGGGACATGGCGCAGGCCTACGCCACCTTCGCCGCCGGCGGCAAGTACACACCCGCACACTTCATCACCAGCATCATCGGCACCGGCGGCAATGCCGTCTACGACGTCAAGGCCAACCCGAAGAGCGTGCCCACGCAGGTCTTCGAGCCGGCCCAGGCCCAGCTCGTCACCCAGTCCCTGCTCAGCGGGCCCGGCCTGGAGGGCGGCCGCCAGGTGGCGTCCAAGGCCGGCGCCACCGAGTTCCTCGACTCCCCCGACAACTCCGACGCGTGGGCCGTCGGCTACACCCCCCAGGTGGTCACCGCCGTCTGGGTCGGCCACCGCAAGGACCTCGCGCCGATGAAGGAGGGCGTGGACGTCCCCACCGGCATCTGGCAGCGCTACATGAACGCCTACCTGCGGGACAAGCCGGCCTCCCAGTTCTAG
- a CDS encoding TetR/AcrR family transcriptional regulator, producing MPVSRNSAGQRAPRTDARRNAERILAVAEDVFAAGRHDVPLEEIARRAGVGPATLYRHYPSKDDLIAAVVRERYHEHVAPLLDEADADPDALRGLLRCFEAALEIRAQHLRVVITTRRLTAADNLTRTFFHRLGALLARAQEQGSVRPDLAAADLPRLLAMVAATIPFDDRAGWRRYLVLLADLLRGTPTGPLPPLPAEDADSLSADGPFRLD from the coding sequence GTGCCGGTGTCACGGAACTCCGCAGGTCAGCGGGCTCCCCGCACGGACGCCCGGCGCAACGCCGAGCGCATCCTGGCCGTCGCCGAGGACGTGTTCGCCGCCGGCCGGCACGACGTCCCGCTGGAGGAGATCGCCCGCCGCGCCGGCGTCGGCCCCGCCACCCTGTACCGGCACTACCCCAGCAAGGACGACCTGATCGCCGCCGTGGTCCGCGAGCGTTATCACGAACACGTGGCTCCCCTCCTCGACGAGGCGGACGCCGACCCCGACGCATTGCGCGGTCTGCTCCGCTGCTTCGAGGCCGCGCTGGAAATCCGCGCTCAGCACCTGCGCGTCGTCATCACCACCCGGCGGCTCACCGCCGCCGACAACCTCACCCGGACATTCTTCCATCGGCTCGGCGCCCTGCTCGCCCGTGCACAGGAACAAGGCAGCGTGCGCCCAGACCTTGCCGCCGCCGACCTGCCCCGGCTGTTGGCCATGGTCGCCGCCACCATCCCGTTCGACGACCGCGCCGGCTGGCGGCGTTACCTCGTGCTGCTCGCCGACCTGCTCCGCGGCACCCCGACCGGCCCCCTGCCGCCGTTGCCGGCCGAGGATGCCGACAGCCTGTCCGCCGACGGCCCGTTCCGGTTGGACTGA